The sequence TGGGCTTATTCGCCGTTACGCAGTTTCTCCGGACGAATCAGGAAGCGTGCCAGAGCTGGCAGCAGCCACAGGGCACCGAACATGTTCCACAAGAACATGAAGGTCAGCAGGATGCCCATGTCAGCCTGGAACTTGATCGCCGAGAAAATCCAGGTCGCCACACCGATGGCCAGAGTGAAGCCGGTGAAGGTCACCGCCTTACCAGTGGTCTTCAGGGTCTCATAGTAGGCTTCCTGCAGCGGCAGGCCTTGACGCAGGTAGGTCTCCAGACGGCTGTAGATATAGATGCCGTAGTCGACACCGATCCCGACACCCAGAGCAATTACCGGCAAGGTCGCTACCTTCACGCCAATCCCCAGGAACGCCATCAGCGCATTGGCCAGGACCGAGGTCAGCGCCAGCGGGATGATGATACACAGTACCGCACGGATCGAACGGAAGGTGATCAGACACATGAAGATCACCACCGCGTAAACGGTCAGCAGCATCTTCAGCTGGGACTTCTCGATCACCACGTTGGTGGCAGCCTCGATACCAGCATTACCGGCAGCCAGCTTGAACTCCAGAGTCTCGGTGTTCTGCTCGGCAGCGAACGCCTCGACAGCTGCCGTGGCGCGTTTGAGGGTATCGGCCTTGTGATCCTCCAGGAACACCATCACCGGTGCCAGCGAGCAATCGGAGTTGAACATACCGGTCGGGGCACGGCTGATCGCGTTGTTCAGGTTGTCCTGGTTACGCGACAGCGCCTGCCACTTCAGGTTGCCCTCGTTGTTGCCCATGATCACCTGCTTGGCCACAGTCACCAGAGAAACGGTGGACTGAACGCCCGGCAGGTTGACCATCTTCCACTCCAACTGATCGATGGCATCCATGGTTTCGTAAGCCGAACACATTTCGGTCGGCGTACTGACCATGACCACCAGGATGTCGGAACTGGTCGAGTAGTTGCTGATGATGAAGTCGTTGTCGAGGTTGTAGCGTGAATCCGCCCGCAGTTCCGGAGCACCCGGGTCCAGGTCGCCGATCTCGACATTCTTGCCGTAATAGATACCGAAGCCAAAGGCCAGGATGGCCAGAACTACCGATACCGGGGCCACGGTCGGGTGAGCGAACTTGGCAACGGTCAGCCACATTTTCTGCGGGCGTGCAGCCAGCTCACGCTTGCGCTTGACGGCGGCCTTGCTGATACCAATGTAGGACATCAGGATCGGCAACAGAATCAGGTTGGTGAGGATGATCACACCAACACCCACAGAGGCAGCGATACCCAGCTCGCGGATAACCTCGATCTCGATCAGCAGCAGGGTCACGAAACCTACGGCGTCGGACACCAGGGCCACGATACCCGGAATGTACAGAGCGCGAAATGCCCGACGTGCGGCAGTGTTGGCGTCATCGGCGTGGGTATATTCGATCGCCATACCGTTGATGATCTGCACACCGTGGGAGATACCGATGGCAAAGACCAGGAACGGCACCAGAATCGAGTACGGATCAAGCCCGAAGCCCATGCTGCGCAACAGACCCAACTGCCAGACAACAGCAATTACCGAGCAAACCAGGGTCGTCAGCGAGCTCTTGAGGCAGCGGGTAAACAGCAGCAGCAGGACAAAGGTGATCAGCAATGCGGCGCCGAAGAAACCAACGACCTTGATGATACCTTCGATCAGGTCACCGACTTTCTTGGCGAAGCCGACGATGTGAACACTGATGTTCGGGTTCTCACCCTGGAACTCGCTGCGAATTTTTTCTTCCAGCAGGCGCGAGAACTCGCCGTAATCCAGGCGGATCAGCTCGCTCTGGTTGTCCGGATTCGGATATGACTCCTGCAGCGGCACCTCGATGATGCTCGACTTGAAGTTGTTCGCTACCAGACGGCCAATTTCACCGGACTTGAGGATGTTCTCGCGCAGTTCCTCAAGATGCTCCTCGGTTAGATAGGCAGGCTGGTTGGCTACCGGACCACCGTCGAAACCGTATTCGGTCACTGCGGTCCAGCGTACGTTCGGAGTCCACAGCGAACGCATGTTCGAGCGGTCCACACCCGGCAGGAAGAACACCTCGTCGTTGATGCGCTTGAGGGTTTCCATGTACTCGGTGGAGAAGATATCGCCATCCTTGATCGCCACAGCAATCCGGATCGAGTTACCGAGACCGGACAGGTCATCCTGATGCTCGATCATATTGACGATATAGGGGTGCTTGAGAGGAATCATCTTCTCGAAGCTGGTATCCGGCTTGACCTGGGCGGCCTGATAGCCGAAGAACAGGGTCAGCAGGGTAAACAACAACAACACGAAAATTCGGTTGTTGAAAATTAACCGCTCAATGAGTGGCGCGGTTTCCTGATGATGCTTGGACATCCAGTATCTCCTGGCGCTTAATTATTATCAGTTGCCTGGGTTCAGACCGTTGGCAGCGGCTTTCATGGCGCCGCGCTGACCGAGCAGCAACACACTGCCATCCGGCAGCGGTTTGGCAGAGGCCAGAGCCATGCGATCGGGACGGGTCATGACCTCGAAGCTGCGACCGTTGTCGCTGCTGGACACCACAGTCCCGCCCAGACCAACCACCACCAGGCGGCCGTCATCGGAGAGGTGGCCACCGGACAGGGTCGCTTCCAGCGGACCGTTGTTCGGAGTGTTCAGCTCAACTTGCTCCCAGGTGTCACCAAAATCATCGGAGCGGTACATGTTGCCACGCAGGCCCCAGGTCAGGACAACTTCGGGCTCGGTGGTGCCGGACACGCCGAACCAGGAACCGTCATAGGGCAAGTCTTCGAGGGTTTCCCAGGTATCGCCGAAATCAAAGGAGCGGTACATGGTGCCCATTTCACCAACCAGGAACAGGCCGGTGTCGGGAATGGCAGAGATGGCGTTGTAGTGGAAGCCGTCTTCGTTGTCGATATCGAAAGACACATCATCCCAGTTCTGGCCACCATCGTCGGTACGCAGGAAGATGCCATAGGCGCCGACTGCAAAACCGGTCTGGGCGTCACGGAACCAGACATCCATCAACGGCCGCTCAAGCAAGGAGTCCACTTCGTCCGGGTCGGACAACGCCGGATCCCGGTACTGCAGCTCCCAGCTTTCGCCACCGTCGCTGCTGTGCAGGATCAGAGCATCGTGCCCCACGGCCCAGCCGTGTTGCTCATCGGCGAAATATACCGCCGTGAGCACCTGGCGCACCGGCGACGGGGCCTGGGTCCAGGTCTGACCGTTGTCATCGGAATAGACGATGTGACCGCGGGTGCCTACGGCAACCAGACGATCACCGGCACGCGCGACATCCAGCAGCAGAGTGCGATGGGCAATGGCAGACATCACAGCGGGTTGAACATCATCGAGAGTGGGCTGAGCATGAGCCACGGCGACGGGCAGACAGGTCAAGGCGGTCGAGAGGCCCAGAGCCGTCAGGATCTGACGAGATAACGATAGTTTACGCCCGCTGCCAGGTTGGCCGCCGTGACGGGCCTTAGCATAGGACGGAGCGTGCCGCTCGATGGGCTCACGCATACACCATTCCCCCTTATTCTTATAGGACACCCTGCCTCGGGGCAGGACATATTATGAACCTCGTATGCGGGATGCCGGCCATACACAGCTGGCCAGCGGCTATCCCGAGGCTCACTAATACTAACGGGGTTGGGCAACCCCTGCCAACGGCGCTTGGTTATCTTTTGTTAATCACGTCAATGATGGGGAGTGTCTCAGGACGGTGCAAACCCTGTGTTTTGCCGACACCTACCCCTGGTTTTCAGGGGCAGGCTTCAACACCGCAGTCCGAGCCCAATAACATGCACGCGCGCCCTCAAGCCAGGGACTTGCTGACCACCTCATAAACGTCTGGCGACAGCCCCTCAAGCGCCATAATGCGCTCCAGCTCGGCGCGCATCAGGCCTTGCCGGGCACTGTCGAACTTGCGCCAGCGGGTCAACGGCGTGGTCAGGCGCGAGGCAATTTGCGGGTTCAGCGCATTCAGTTCGATGATTCGCTCGGCCAGGAAGCGGTACCCTGCCCCATCGGCGCGATGAAAACCGACCAGATTCTGGTTGGCGAAGGCCCCGATCAGCGCCCGGACCTTGTTCGGATTGCGCAGATTGAAGGCCGGATGCTGCATCAGCGCTTCGACCCGCTCCAGCGCGCCCGGCAACCCGCAGGTGGCCTGCACGCTGAACCACTGGTCCATGACCAGAGGATAGCCCTGCCAGCGCTCGGCAAACTGAGCCAGCGCCGCCTGCTTGGCCTCCTCGAACGGTGAATTGACCAACGCCACCAGCGCTGCCTGGCGATCGGTCATGTTATTGGCCTCGACAAACTGGCGCACACAGGCCGCCAGCATGTCGTCGCCGGCCTCGATCATCAGATAACCGAGCAGGGTATTCTTCAGGCTGCGCCGCGCCATGGCGGCCGCCTCGGCGCTGTAGGGCTCAGCGATATTCAGTTGCCGCCAGCGCATCAACATCTCGCTGCGCAGCGCCAGGGCCAGCTCACGCCGCAGCGTCTCACGCACCAGATGAATCGCCTCAACATCGGCAACCTCGGCCAGTTCGACCAGATAGGCTTCAGACGGCAGACGCAGCATCTCGGCCACCATCGCCGGATCCAGTGTTTCATCGGCCAGCAGACTGCGGTAAACCTCGATCAGCCGCTGATCCGCCAGCAACGGGCGGCCGGCCTGATGAATGCCAACCAGCCCCTGCATCACATCCACCGCCAGGGCCTGGCAGGCTTCCCAGCGGTTGAAGCCATCCGGGTCATGCTTGGCCAGAAACACCCGATCATCACGGCTGTAGGGATAGCTCAGCTTGACCGGTGCGGAAAAACCGCGCAGTAGCGACGGCAGAGGTTCCTCGGTAAGGCCTTCAAAGGTGAACACCTGCTCGGCCTCGGTCACCGCCAGCACCGTTTCGTTACCACGTGCGGCAGAGTCACTCACCAGCTTCAGTGGCATTTCCTGGCCTTCGCTGTCCAGCAGCGCCATGCGCAGAGGAATCACGAAGGGCAATTTCTCGCTCTGACCGGGGGTCGGCGGGCAGCTTTGCTTGCATAGTAGGCTGAACTGACCAGTGGCGGCATCCCAATGACCGTGAACCTCCAGCCGCGGGGTGCCGGCCTGGCTGTACCAGCGTTTGAACTGGCTGAAATCCAGGCCGTTGGCATCTTCCAGCGCCTTGACGAAGTCATCGCAGGTCACCGCCTGGCCGTCATGACGCTCAAAATACAGGTCGGTGCCCTTGCGAAACCCCTCAGCCCCGCACAGGGTATGCAGCATACGCACCACTTCGGCACCCTTCTCGTAGACCGTCAGGGTGTAGAAGTTGGAAATCTCGATAAAGGAATCCGGGCGCACCGGATGGGCCATCGGGCCGGCATCCTCGGCGAACTGATTGGCACGCAGGAAGGTTACGTCCTCGATACGCTTGACCGTGCGCGAGTTCATATCGGCGCTGAACTCGGCATCGCGGAACACGGTGAAACCTTCCTTGAGCGACAACTGGAACCAGTCGCGACAGGTCACCCGGTTGCCCGACCAGTTGTGGAAGTACTCATGCGCGACTACGGCCTCGACCCGCTGAAAGGCCAGATCGGTGGCGGTATCGGGGTGGGCCAGTACGCAACTGGAGTTGAAGATGTTCAACCCCTTGTTCTCCATCGCGCCCATGTTGAAGTCGTTGACCGCGACGATCATGAAGATGTCCAGGTCATACTCGCGACCATAGACTTGCTCATCCCAACGCATCGAGCGTTTCAGGCTGTCCATCGCATGCCCGCACTGCTCGCGATTCTCCGGCTCGACATAGATACGCAGGTCGATTTCCCGGCCGCTCACAGTGGTGAAACTATCCTGAATTAGCACCAGATCACCGGCCACCAGGGCAAACAGATAGGCCGGTTTGGGGAACGGATCCTCCCAGGTAGCCCAATGACGACCGGCCTCATGCTCGCCAGCGGCAATCGGATTGCCATTGGACAGCAGCACCGGATAGTCACCCTTGTCAGCGATCACCGTAGTGGTAAAGCGGCTCATCACATCCGGGCGATCCAGGTAATAGGTGATCTTGCGAAAACCCTCGGCTTCGCACTGGGTGCAGAACATGCCGCCGGACTTGTACAGGCCTTCCAGCGCCGTGTTGTTCTGCGGCTCGATACGGGTGGTCAGGGCCAGCTCGAACTGCGCGCCGGTCGGTTGCAGGCTCAGGCTGTGGGTATCCACCTGGTAGTCGCCTTCGGCCAGCGACTGGTCATCCAGCGCGACGCTCAACAACTGCAACTGCTGGCCGTCCAGCACCAGTGGTGGCAAGGTTTTCTGCGGCTTGTCGGCATTCAGGCGCAGCGCCAAACGACTGTGCACCAAGGCATGATCCTCGAACAGCTCGAAGGTCAAATGGGTCTCGTCGATCCAGTAGTCGGGCTGCTGGTAGTCCTTGAGGTAGATGGTCTTCGGTTGTTCAGTACGCATGGTGGTTCCTCAACTGACACTGACCGACAAACTATAGGCCGTGTACTTGCGAATATTGATGACAGCGGTGTCGAGCAGCAGATACTGGCCCTTGATGCCCAGCAGCGTGCCTTCAAGCAGCGGCTCCTTGTCGAGATTGGCTGACTGCGGTTTGGCGGCATACTCCAGCACCGGATAACTGATCTCCAGAGGCTCGGCATTACTCAGCAACTGAATGGCCTGCAGACCGAAGCGCTGCTGCAACTCGCTGATGCCAGCTTGGGCGTTGTCCAGCAGGCGATCACGCTCGGCCAATAGATCCAGCGGCTCGGGCTCACCCTTGAGCAACGCCCGCCAGTTGGTCTTGTCCGCCACCTGCTGACGCAGTAGGTCCTCGACCAGCCCGGACTGCTGGCGCGTGGCTACGCGCAGAATCGGCAGTGCCTGACTGGCACCCTGATCGATCCAGCGCGTCGGCACCTGGGTTGCCCGGGTGATGCCGACCTTGAGCCCGGAAGAGTTGGCCAGGTAGACGATGTGATCAGTCATGCAGTACTGCTCACCCCAGGCCGGCTCGCGGCAGGTGCCCTGGTCGTAATGACATTTTTCCGGGCTCATGATGCAGCTGTCGCACTGCGCCAGCTTGGTAAAACAGGGGTAGCAATAGCCCTGACTAAAGCTTTTTTTGGTCTTGCGCCCACAATGGGTGCAGTGGATTGCGCCCAGCGCTTGCAGGCGCAGGGTCTTGCCCAGGCATTCGTTGAGAGGCAAACGCTGATCGCCGATCGGCAGACTGTAGCGCACCGGCGCCTCAAGCTCACCAACCAGCTTGCTGACACTGCCCTCACCACTGAGAAACGCCATCAGTGCAGAGTGCTCGAGCCGGTGGAAAACAGGATATTGGGAATTTCCTTGTCCTGCGACTTGCAGCCCTGCGGCCCCATATAGCCGGTACGCTCTTCTTCGGGCAGGTTGTCGGTTTCCCAGGCGATCATCGCCTGCAGGCACAACTCCTTCTGCTCCTGGGTCAGCTTGCGCCCATCCGGCCATTTGCCGATTTCCACGGCCGTCTTGAGACTCGCATAGACGTCGGGAGTGATGCTGCGCAACATGTCGAGGAAGGTGGTCATGGGGAGCTCCGGGGGAATGGCGAAAAACAAGGGGATATTCTAGGGAATGGTGGAGCGACAAGCTACAAGCACACACCGATGACCGGCGGACATTGGCAGCTACAAGCTCTGCCTCGCAGGTTTAACCTGATTGAAACAATTATATACAAGTGCTAGATTCCATCGCTCGTTCACATTAATGGAAAGTAAAAATGAAACGGATCTTGCTCGGTTCTCTCCTCGCTGCTGCCTCCCTCAATGCTTTTGCCACCGCTCCTGGCGGTCCTGGTTGTGGCTGGGGCAACATGCTGTTTGAAGGACAAAGCGGCCTGCCCTCGCACCTGGTAGCCTCAATTACCAACGGCACTTCGGGTAACGCCACCTTTGGCATGACCTCCGGCACCAACGGTTGCGATACCAGTGGCAAGCTGGCCTATAACGGCAAGTCGATGCTGGTCCTCGGCAGCATCATGAACGAGCTTTCAGAAGATATGGCTCGCGGTGAAGGCGAGGCGCTGACAACCTATGCCGTCATTCTTGGCGTTCAGCCAGAAGATCGCGCTCACTTCGCAGCCATCACCAGCCAGCACTTCAACGAGATTTTCTCTGCGGCCGACATCACCGCCGAGCAGGTGCATCAGGCCACCCTGAATGTGCTGAGCAATGACGCCATTCTGGCCAAGTACGCCGAGCAAGCCTAAGCGTTCTGACCCACACAAGGCCTGAGCATCCGCTCGGGCCTTGTGCGTCCATCTTTTTCCGCCCTCTTCATTGCAATCTTATATGCCTATACGCCTGCTAGCGTTGCTGATTGGCAGCCTGTGCATTACAACCAGTTTCGCAGCCCCGAATATCCCGACAGAACACCAGCATCAGTTAGCCTCGCAACGCTTCTGGTTGTCTCTTGGCCATTATGCACCCGGCAAACTGGGAGGCTGGCGCAGCTACGTAAACGACACCGAGTTCTTTCTGGCTGACAACGGCGACAAATCTCCTCTGGCCGAGCTGAAAGCAACCCTGAGCGGACTGTATGCTGACCCAGCGCTAGGCGATGATCACCCGCAATGCCGTTACCCGGCACGCACCCGCTGGCTGCGCAAGCAACTCACACTTGAGAACCTGCCCGAACCAGCCTGCACTGAATACCAGACCTGGTATAACGATATAGACCCCCACTCGACCGTACTGGTCTTTCCTGATGCCTATCTGAACAGCCCTTCTTCGATGTTCGGCCACACCCTGCTGCGGATCGACACACCGGACACCAAAGACAACGGCACCACCCTACTCAGCTACGCACTGAACTTTGGGGCCATGGTCGACAGCATGGACAACGGCATCTTGTACGCCTGGCGAGGCCTGGCCGGCGGCTACCCGGGCCAGTTCTCCCTGCTGCCCTATCGGGACAAGATCAGTGAGTACAGCCACCTGGAAAACCGGGATCTCTGGGAGTACCACCTGAACCTGACGCCAGCGGAAACCCAGCGCATGATTGAACATGTCTGGGAGCTGCGGCAAATCCGCTTCGACTACTATTTCTTCGACGAGAACTGCTCTTTCCGGCTGCTTGAACTGCTGGAAATTGCCCGCCCTACACTGCGTCTAACCGAACAGTTCCCGCTCACGGCCATTCCTGTTGACACGGTACGTGCCGTCAGGGAAGCCGGCCTGATCACTGAAGTGCAATACCGCCCCTCGCGTGAACGCGAGCTACTCGAGCGTTTTGAGCTGCTATCAGGCCCCGAGCTGGACTGGGTACAGCTTCTGGCCGAAGACAGCAATCACCTGGATGCCGATACCTTCCTCAACCAGCCCACAGAACGTCAGGCACTCATTCAGGAGGCAGCCTACCGCTGGACCCGTTACCAGGCCAGCGGCCTTGAACGCGATCCAGCCAATGCGCAACGCAGTCTGGCATTGTTGCAGGCGATAAACCGCAACCCGGCTCCGGCCCAGCCAGCCCAGATGCCAACACTGCCCGAACAGGGCCATGATTCACGCACCTGGCACCTGGGCCTGGGCAGCCACGCGCACCAGCACTTTGCCGAGTACGGCCTGCGCATGGCTTATCACGATCTGATAGACAACCAGGCGGGCTTTCCTTTGGGCGCCCAGATCGAACTGGGCAAGTTGAGAGTACGTCAATACGAAGGCAACCACTGGCAACTGGAAGAGCTTGGGTTGATCAACATCCGCTCGCTGACTCCGCGCAACCGACTGCTCAAGCCTTGGTCATGGCAGGTTGCCGCGGGGATGGAACGGATACCAACAGATAATGATCGACGCCGACTGGCAAGCTATCTCAGCGGTGGCGGCGGCTTTACCTGGCAGCCATTCAGCAATACGTCAAGCTACCTGCTGGCTACACTGAGAACAGAATACAACCCAGATACAGCTGCGGCTCTAAACCTTGCCAGCGGTTTTGATGCTGGCGTGCTCTGGCGCAACCCGCTCGGTAACCTGCACCTCAATGCCACCGCCGACTACTTCCACCATGGTGAAGTCAGACGCCGCCTGGCGCTCGGCCAGCAATGGGAGCTGGGTCACAATCTGGGGCTGCGACTGAGCGCCGAACGAGAGTTCAGCCACTTCAGCACCCCGCAAAACAGCCTGACCCTCCAGTTGCGCTGGTACCATTACTGACAAAGCCAGCACCTGCAGGCAGGAGCTGGCTTTAGAGCACTATGGTATTGCTCACCCTGCGCTACTGTTCAGTAGCCTGTTTTTATCACCTCAATCCCCTTGCTCAGTACCTGCTCCCAGGCCCGCAGGACCGTGCGGTCACTATCGCGGTCGTGCGCGTCGATGGTCTTGAGCAGTGCATCCAGCCACAGCTCATATAAATGCGGTTCGATATTCAACCGGTGACGCGAGTGGGATTCGGCCAAGGCCTTGAGTTTGGTCGGCGGCAGGCCCCGGGCATACAGCACCAGATTCAGAATGCCCTGACGCAGCAACTGCTTCTGGGCCGGCATATCGGTATTCTGGAACTTGTCGCGGATTTCAGCGGAACTGGCGAGAAAAGTCTGGTAGAAGTCATCAAAAAAGCTGGTCGACGCGCAGCAGCGGCCATAGCTCTGCATTACCACATCATTGACAGACATAAAGATCCCTTTTACTTGGCTGGGCACGAGGCAAACTGAAACCACGCTATGGGTTTCAGGTATGGGTATAGAGTTGGAGTATTTTCCGAATATTTATGAAGTGCGTACCGAACAGTCGCACTCTCTTATAAGTTACTGATTATAAAGGGCGTAGGGAAAAACTGTAAATCGACATCCGGGCTCGCAGCCCGGGCGCAAAGGCCATCAGCCGCTCACTGGGCGCCTCTATGCCTGGATAACGCTCCCGCCAGCGCTCCGGTGGCACAGCCAATCAGCAAACCACTGACATGCGCGGTATTGGCGATCGCGCCAAACCCCAGCAAAGTCACCAAGCCGGTCAGACATAGCACCAGCCAGACCAGCATCAGAATCACCACGCCCTTGGGCAGGTCGAAGTGCACGTTTGGCGCAATCCACTGGTACAGCCAGCAATAGCCCAGCACCCCGTACAGCACGCCTGACAAGCCGCCGAACAGCACCGAGCCGCCGATCAACCACTGACTGACGTTCGATACCAGGGCAAACAACAGTGTCAAGCCCAGCAGCCAGAGACTACCTGAACGCATCTCGATGCGCCGCCCCAGCTCCCAGTACCAGAGCGCATTGAACGCCAGGTGCAGCACACCGAAATGCAAAAAGATCGGCGTGATCAGCCGCCACCACTGGCTCATATCCGGCTGTTCGAGCAAGTAGCCATCTGCGCCCAGAGGCACCAGGGTAAACAGCACCACGGTCGTGGGGTCACTACCCAACCGGGTAATGGCGGCGACTACTGCGGTGACCAGCAGCACCGCCATGGTCAGGGGAATATGCCTGAGCGAGTGTTGCCAGGGGGTGGTCTCGGGTTGCACAGGTCGCTCAGGCTCATCAATCGCCGGCACACCAGAGGCATACAGCGTCTGCACGATCTGGGCGTCTGCCTCGTCCACCGTCCATACCACCTGACGCCCACCCTCTTCGCTGATCCGATGCACTACGCCGCGGCTGCGCAGAAAGCGCGCCAACTGGCTCAAGTCTTCATCGAGAGGGCATTGCAAAGCACGGATCATGCAGGCATTCCTTGGCGTCAGGCCAGTCGGGGCACATCGACCCAGACAAAGTGGTTACGATCAAGATGACGTTCGCCATCCCAGCGATAGGCGACCAGCTTGCCATATTTGACCGCACTGTAGTCCAGACAGGCCAGATTGGGACGGATCGGATGCGGTTTGCCCTGCTGCCAGTAATGCCCGACGAACAGAATCGGCTCATCACGGCCATACACCAGCAACTCGGCCTTCTGATCATCACTCAAAGGCCGGGCAGCAACCTCCTCAGGCAAGCCATCGGGCTGAAACACGATATCGCCATAGGTCTGCGGATCCTCTTCCCAGAACTTGGTCCGGAAAAAAGCGCGGGTCAAACCATCCTTGCCGGTCATGGTCTGACCGTGCGGCAGGCGCATATCGGTGCCGCGCAGTAGCCGGTCAAGTACCTGGACGGCAAAACTGTCACGCTCAACCGAAGCCCGAACAAACTCGTCATCGATGCAGGCGTCCGGGTACTGGGCCGCAAATGGCTGTATCAGGCTGTCATCCCAGCAGGCATGCACCAGACGCAGCGGCCCCAGGTCAAGAAACAGTGGCAACTGGTAGAACCAGTCAAGAAACGCCTTCCACTCCTGGGGCCAGGCTGCGAACTGCTCAAGGGTTTCGCGAATCTGCCGATGATGGCGCTCGGTATGCTCGCGGACAAACTGCCGTCCGCTTCCGGCTGGTGCCGGAGTCTCCCAACCCAGCGCATTGAACTCGTGATTGCCCATGATGCAACGTGCCTCACCGGCATCAACCATATCGCGAACCAGATGCAAAGCCTCGCGAATACGTGGCCCACGATCGACGATATCGCCAAGAAACAATGCCTGACGCCCCTCCGGGTGACGCCAGACACCAGCCTGCTGACGGTAGCCGAGCAACTCAAGCAGGCGCACCAGGGTCTGGGCGCACCCGTGCACGTCGCCAATGATGTCGTAGCCTGGGTGTTCAACCTCTGCCATGACAGTCACTCCGTCAAACGACTGGACCAACCCAGCTTGTTGCGGCAAATTTCGTAGAAATTATGATCAACTGGATGCAGCAGCCGAAGCTTTTGTGGTTTTTTGCGGATCGTCAGGCTGTCACCGGGGGCACAGGTAATATGTACCTGCCCGTCACAACTGACCTGGGGATAAATGCCGCTCTGTTTGGAAATCAGAATTTTCAGCTCGCTGTTGCCGTCGACCACAATCGGCCGGCTGGACAGGGTATGCGGGAACATCGGCACCAGCACGATGGCATCCAGCTTCGGGTGCATGATCGGCCCACCAGCTGACAATGAATAGGCTGTCGAACCGGTTGGCGTGGCGACGATCAGGCCATCGGATTTCTGGCTGTAGACGAACTGGCCATCGACATGCAACTCGAACTCAATCATCCGCGCCGATTTGCCAGGGTGCAGCACCACATCGTTGAGTGCCTCGCTGCTGCCCAATTGTTCCTCGTCGCGACGGACAAAGGCATCCAGTAAAAAGCGGGTTTCGACCAAATAACGTCCAGCCAGCACCTCGCCAACCCGA is a genomic window of Halopseudomonas phragmitis containing:
- a CDS encoding efflux RND transporter permease subunit yields the protein MSKHHQETAPLIERLIFNNRIFVLLLFTLLTLFFGYQAAQVKPDTSFEKMIPLKHPYIVNMIEHQDDLSGLGNSIRIAVAIKDGDIFSTEYMETLKRINDEVFFLPGVDRSNMRSLWTPNVRWTAVTEYGFDGGPVANQPAYLTEEHLEELRENILKSGEIGRLVANNFKSSIIEVPLQESYPNPDNQSELIRLDYGEFSRLLEEKIRSEFQGENPNISVHIVGFAKKVGDLIEGIIKVVGFFGAALLITFVLLLLFTRCLKSSLTTLVCSVIAVVWQLGLLRSMGFGLDPYSILVPFLVFAIGISHGVQIINGMAIEYTHADDANTAARRAFRALYIPGIVALVSDAVGFVTLLLIEIEVIRELGIAASVGVGVIILTNLILLPILMSYIGISKAAVKRKRELAARPQKMWLTVAKFAHPTVAPVSVVLAILAFGFGIYYGKNVEIGDLDPGAPELRADSRYNLDNDFIISNYSTSSDILVVMVSTPTEMCSAYETMDAIDQLEWKMVNLPGVQSTVSLVTVAKQVIMGNNEGNLKWQALSRNQDNLNNAISRAPTGMFNSDCSLAPVMVFLEDHKADTLKRATAAVEAFAAEQNTETLEFKLAAGNAGIEAATNVVIEKSQLKMLLTVYAVVIFMCLITFRSIRAVLCIIIPLALTSVLANALMAFLGIGVKVATLPVIALGVGIGVDYGIYIYSRLETYLRQGLPLQEAYYETLKTTGKAVTFTGFTLAIGVATWIFSAIKFQADMGILLTFMFLWNMFGALWLLPALARFLIRPEKLRNGE
- a CDS encoding YCF48-related protein, with product MREPIERHAPSYAKARHGGQPGSGRKLSLSRQILTALGLSTALTCLPVAVAHAQPTLDDVQPAVMSAIAHRTLLLDVARAGDRLVAVGTRGHIVYSDDNGQTWTQAPSPVRQVLTAVYFADEQHGWAVGHDALILHSSDGGESWELQYRDPALSDPDEVDSLLERPLMDVWFRDAQTGFAVGAYGIFLRTDDGGQNWDDVSFDIDNEDGFHYNAISAIPDTGLFLVGEMGTMYRSFDFGDTWETLEDLPYDGSWFGVSGTTEPEVVLTWGLRGNMYRSDDFGDTWEQVELNTPNNGPLEATLSGGHLSDDGRLVVVGLGGTVVSSSDNGRSFEVMTRPDRMALASAKPLPDGSVLLLGQRGAMKAAANGLNPGN
- the pepN gene encoding aminopeptidase N; the protein is MRTEQPKTIYLKDYQQPDYWIDETHLTFELFEDHALVHSRLALRLNADKPQKTLPPLVLDGQQLQLLSVALDDQSLAEGDYQVDTHSLSLQPTGAQFELALTTRIEPQNNTALEGLYKSGGMFCTQCEAEGFRKITYYLDRPDVMSRFTTTVIADKGDYPVLLSNGNPIAAGEHEAGRHWATWEDPFPKPAYLFALVAGDLVLIQDSFTTVSGREIDLRIYVEPENREQCGHAMDSLKRSMRWDEQVYGREYDLDIFMIVAVNDFNMGAMENKGLNIFNSSCVLAHPDTATDLAFQRVEAVVAHEYFHNWSGNRVTCRDWFQLSLKEGFTVFRDAEFSADMNSRTVKRIEDVTFLRANQFAEDAGPMAHPVRPDSFIEISNFYTLTVYEKGAEVVRMLHTLCGAEGFRKGTDLYFERHDGQAVTCDDFVKALEDANGLDFSQFKRWYSQAGTPRLEVHGHWDAATGQFSLLCKQSCPPTPGQSEKLPFVIPLRMALLDSEGQEMPLKLVSDSAARGNETVLAVTEAEQVFTFEGLTEEPLPSLLRGFSAPVKLSYPYSRDDRVFLAKHDPDGFNRWEACQALAVDVMQGLVGIHQAGRPLLADQRLIEVYRSLLADETLDPAMVAEMLRLPSEAYLVELAEVADVEAIHLVRETLRRELALALRSEMLMRWRQLNIAEPYSAEAAAMARRSLKNTLLGYLMIEAGDDMLAACVRQFVEANNMTDRQAALVALVNSPFEEAKQAALAQFAERWQGYPLVMDQWFSVQATCGLPGALERVEALMQHPAFNLRNPNKVRALIGAFANQNLVGFHRADGAGYRFLAERIIELNALNPQIASRLTTPLTRWRKFDSARQGLMRAELERIMALEGLSPDVYEVVSKSLA
- a CDS encoding DUF2797 domain-containing protein; this translates as MAFLSGEGSVSKLVGELEAPVRYSLPIGDQRLPLNECLGKTLRLQALGAIHCTHCGRKTKKSFSQGYCYPCFTKLAQCDSCIMSPEKCHYDQGTCREPAWGEQYCMTDHIVYLANSSGLKVGITRATQVPTRWIDQGASQALPILRVATRQQSGLVEDLLRQQVADKTNWRALLKGEPEPLDLLAERDRLLDNAQAGISELQQRFGLQAIQLLSNAEPLEISYPVLEYAAKPQSANLDKEPLLEGTLLGIKGQYLLLDTAVINIRKYTAYSLSVSVS
- a CDS encoding YeaC family protein; the protein is MTTFLDMLRSITPDVYASLKTAVEIGKWPDGRKLTQEQKELCLQAMIAWETDNLPEEERTGYMGPQGCKSQDKEIPNILFSTGSSTLH
- a CDS encoding DUF3015 domain-containing protein — translated: MKRILLGSLLAAASLNAFATAPGGPGCGWGNMLFEGQSGLPSHLVASITNGTSGNATFGMTSGTNGCDTSGKLAYNGKSMLVLGSIMNELSEDMARGEGEALTTYAVILGVQPEDRAHFAAITSQHFNEIFSAADITAEQVHQATLNVLSNDAILAKYAEQA